GGGACTGCGCGCGCGCCGATCCTGTTGTACGACGGGGTGTGTGGGGTCTGCAACGGCGCCATCCGCGCCATTCTGCGGTTCGACCACCGGGGCACGCTGCGATTCGCCGCCCTGGACAGCGACGTCGCGCGCGACATCATCGCGCGGCATCCGCACCTGGAAGGACTGGATTCGGTTGTGTTCGTGCGCAATCCGAATCAGCCCGATGAGGCCGTCAGCACCGAAACCGCCGCACTGCTGGAGGTGGCCGACTATCTGGGCGGTTACTGGAAACTGGCCCGGGCGGCGCGGGTGGTACCCGGCTTCATCCGGGACAGGCTCTACGCCGCCTTCGCCGCGGTGCGCTACCACGTCGGAGGTAAGTACGACGCGTGCCCGATCCCCGCTCCGGAGGTGCGCAGCCGCTTCCTGGACGCCAGCTACGGCTGAGCCGGAATCAAACACATGGTCGCCTCTGTTACACCTGGCAGGACTAGGAACGGGAAGAGGCGAGATCGATGAAGAAGATCGGCTTGGTGGGCGGGATCGTCGGAGCGTTGTCGGCAGCCGTGATCGGCTTCGCGGGACAGGCACAGGCCGCGGTCGGTGTGCCCGATGTCATCGCGTTGAGCCCCGGTTCCGGTGTCTATGACAACGACAGCAACTACCCCTGGCGCGATCAGCTCTTCCCCCGGGTCAAGGTGCCCCAGGTGGACACCTCGGTACGCAACTAGCACGCGCCCAGACACACGACAGCGGTCGCAGCCGAACCACTCGGGTTCTGCTGCGACCGCTGTCGTATGAGCGGTTCTACCGGCTACAGAATGCCGATGCCGCCATAACCTCCGTAGCCCCAGGGCCACATGCCCCACTGGGTCTCCCCGAGCATGCCCGGGGAGCTGGTGATCTGGGCATTACCCGGGCTCTGGCACACGGTGCTGGTGCCGGAGACGATATTGCCGGCGTTCGTGCACTGGGTCTGGACAGGACTGGCCGAAGCCAGCGGTGCGGCGATGATCGCCCCGGCGGCACCCGCGGCGGCGAGTAGTGCGGCGGCGGTCCAACGTGACTTGATCACTGGAATCCCTTTTCTCGAATGGGTGAAGCGTTTCGGTTGGTTACCGCTGGGCTCAGAGGATGTCGACGTCGCCGTCGCTGTCGACATCGCCGCAGCGAATCCGGGAATCCTGCAACGGCTTCCGGATGTTCTTCAGCTCGGCGCCGATCTGCGGGTTGGCGGTGAAGTACTCGTCGACCTTGGCCTGGATCTCGTCGTGCGGCAGACCGTGCAGGCTGGTGAAGAAGGTGTTGACCTCGGGGTGGGTGAACAGGTAGGCCGACGTGGAGGCGGAGACACCGGAGGCCACCCCGGCCAGATCGGCGGCCGTGCAGTTCGGCGGCGGCGGCGGCACGGGCTCGGCGAACGCGGTGGGGACGGCGGCGAACAGCGTCGCGCCGGTGAATGCGCCGGCTCCCAGGATTCCGGCGACCGTGCGGCGGACATTGAGCGACATTGAGCGGCTCCTTTTGTGGTCAGTCATCGGGACGGTGCCCGACATTTTTCAGGTCACCGGGAGTGGTGGTCCTGACCTGCAGAGCTAACCAGATTCTACGTGCAGTTTCTCGGCTTGGGCACAGACTGCTGAGTACCGCGCTCAGAAACGGACGGATCCCCGCGAACCGTCGGCAGACCCGAGATGGATGTGACCCATGAGATCAGTGGGTTTTCGGTCCCCGTGGCGAACGGACAATGTTGACGCTTGTGTATATTTGCCGATGTCAAATCGAAATCCTCTTTAGGAGGGACAACGGGGTCCGGAGCGATAGCTCGCAACGTGCGTAAGCAAGTAAATGGCGAATATCGCTACGGCGGGAGCGTAATTACCTCTAGAGTCTCGGCGTGGCCGAGCAGCGGAATACCACTGTGGACGGAGGGGAGACCGTCCACGGCCGGATGAGCCAATTCGGGGGCACCGACAGATTCATGGAGTCATCACTATGTGTGCAGCCCCCGCCCGGCACCGTGCCTACGGCCCCAACGAGCAATTCTGGATGGCCAAGGAGCTCCTGACACCGGGTGAGGGCGGCGGGGTGGCGCGGCACGCTCGCGCGTCGTCCTCGGCGCTCTCACTGCACATCGGCCGGGTCGGCGCACTGGCGGTTTCGCTGGGTGTCGGCTTCGCGATCGCGGACTCCGCGCAGCCGGCCTACGCCGACACCGGGGTGGGTGCGAGCAATGAGTCGGCGTCCTCGTCGGATACGGGCTCGTCGACCACCGAGTCCCGCCCGGCGGATCGCAAGCGCGGGCCGAGGACCGCGACGAAGCCGACCGCCGCCGCCGATGACGAGTCCGACGACGAGTCCGACGACGCCACGGAACTGACCCCGCCGGATGGGCCCACGGACCCGGACGAGACCGAGCCGGACGAGACCGAGCCCGCCGAGAGCGAGCCGGTCGACACCGCCGAGCCGGACGACACCACACCGGATACCGGCGAGGCGCCGACCGAGGCTGTCATCGGAGACACCGGCGCCGTCAAGAACAGGAAAGCGCGCGCCTACGCCCACGCGGTCGAGCCGATGCAGGTGGAGAAGGCCGTCACCGCCGTCGTGCAGGCGTCCCCGGAGCCCGAAGCCGAATCGGCCCCGCAGGTGGACACCGACGGCCAGGGCGCACCCAGCACGCCGCCGGTGACCACCGAAGTGGCTCCGGCACCGGCAATTCAGGACACCCAGACGACCGTCGGCGCCGTCACGCCCAAGATGACCGCCGCGAGCTCGACGCTCGGCACCAGGACCGCGACGACCAACCCCTTGGACCTCCTGGTCAACACCATGATGGCGTGGGTCGCGCGCCAGATCAGTCACACCTTCGTCAACAGGACGCCGATCGCGGGTCCGATCGTCTACGAGCAGAATCTGCTCGGCCAGGTCTACATCGATCTGAACGCCACGGACCCCAACGGTGACGTGCTGACCTACGACATCATCCAGCCGGAACACGGTTGGGTGTACCGGGATCTGATCAGCGGCAAATTCGTCTACACGCCGTGGGCACTGGTCAGCGGCCAGCCCCTGGTGGACAGCTTCAAGATCGTCATCCGCGATGACTCCGAGCATCTGCCCGGCGTCCTCGGTCAGATCCAGGCCGTGGTGGAGAAGGTGACGCGCTTCCTCGGCATCGCCCAGGCGGACAACCTCACCGTGACCATCCCGGTCAATGTCGACCCGGTTGTGCAGATGCCGCCGCTGGTGACGCCCATCGTGGGTGGCGGCTACCAGCTCGGCAAGGATCCCGCCCCCATCGTCTCCACGGTCGACATCGTCGACGGCGACACCCTGGGACTGAAGCGGGTGGTCATCAAGATCGCCACGCTGGCCCAGGTCGGAGACGCGTTGTCCTACAACGCCCCGTCCGGCAGCCCCATCGTCGGCTCCTGGGACGCGGACACGTTGACGCTCACGTTGGCCGGCATCGGAACCCTGGCCGAATACGAACAGGCGATCAAGGCGGTGAACTTCGCGGCCACCCAGGGTGCGGGCCTGGTCCGTGGCATCACCATCTCGGCCACCGACCAGGACGATGTGGACAACATCGCGCCCGGCTTCGTCACCGTCGCGGTGTGGCCGGCCACGAAGCTGCCGCCGTTGGTCACCCCGATCGCCGGGGGTGGGTTCACCCTGGGCGGCAACCCCGCCAGGATCGTCTCGGCGATCGATATCGTCGACGCGGATTCGGGCCGGTTGTCGAAGGTGACGCTGCGCATCGAGACGCTGGCACAGTCCGGGGACACCCTGAATTACGCTGCACTGCAGGGCAATCCGATCATCGGCACGTGGGATGCGGCCACCCGCACGCTCACGCTGTCCGGGGACGCCACGCTGGCACAGTACGAAGAAGCCATCAAGGCGGTGACCTTCGCGGCCACCCAGGGCGCGGGATTGGTGCGTGGGATCGCCATCTCGGCCACCGACGAGGACGGTGTGGACAACATCGGGCCCGGGTTCGTGACCGTCGGTGTCGGGGCCGCGCCCACCTTGCCGCCGTTGGTCACCCCGGTCGCCGCGGGTGGGTTCACCCTGGGCGGTAACCCGGCCAAGATCGTGTCGGCGGTCGATATCGTCGACGCTGATTCGGGCCGGCTGTCCAAGGTGACGGTGAAGATCTCCACCCTGGCGCAGGCCGGTGATGTGCTGAATTATGTTGCACCGAACGGCAACCCGGTCGTCGGCGTGTGGGATGCGACCGAGCGGACGCTGACGCTGTCGGGTCTGGGCACGTTGGCGCAGTACGAGGAGGCCCTCAAGGCGGTGACCTTCTCGGCCACCCAGGGTGCGGCGCTGGTGCGCGGACTGTCGATCTCGGCCACCGACGAGCACGGCGTGCCGAACATCACGGCCGGGTTCGTCACCGTGGCGGTGTCCTCGCCGACGCGCTACGTGCCGCTGGTGACGCCCGTCGGCGGGCGGTCCTACACGATCGGGGAGTCACCGACGAAGCCGGTGGCCGGAGTCGACATCGTCGACGCCGATTCCAGCCATCTGCAGCGGGTCACCATGCGGGTCACGAACTTCGGCAAGGCCGGGGACACGCTGACGTTCGCCGGGCTGCCCGACAATCCGATCACGGCGACCTACGACGCCGACAGCCGGACCCTGACGCTGTCCGGGATCGCGACCAAGCAGCAGTACGAGGATGCGTTGAAGGCCGTCACCTTCACCGCCACCCAGGGCGGCTGGACCACCCGGACGATCACCATCGTCGCCACCGACACCGATGGCGTGAACAGCTCGACAGCGTCGCTGCCCCTGTTGGTGTGGTGAGCGGCGCGCTCAGCTGAACCGGACGTTCAGGGTCGCCAGACCGAAGATCTTGCGACCCCCGGACTTCGCGCCGACCAGGACGACGCCGCTGCGGCTCTCGGGATCGAGTGACTTGATCTTGCCGGTGTACTCGATCTCGGTCCCGGTGGCCGGCACGATCGCCGGCTGCGACAGCCGCACCGCGTAGCGGGTCACCGAGCCCGGGTCACCGGTCCACGAGGTGCCGTAGCTGGCGCCCAGGCCCATGGTGAGCATGCCGTGGGCGAGGACGTCCTCCTGGCCCGCGAGCTTGGCGACGTTCTCGTCCCAGTGCAGCGGGTTGGCATCGCCGGACACGCCGGCATAGTTGACCAGATCACCGCGGGACAACCGGGTGATTTGCACCGGCAGTTCATCGCCGGCCTGCACGTCATCGAAGGACGGCGTTGCCGGGGTCCGGGTGAGACCCGACTGGGCGATGCGCCGCTCGCCCTCTGGGCGCACGGCCTTCTCATAGGTGACGCCGGAGAGGTCGGTGCCGAGCATGTTGATGCCGTGCATGATCACGTTCGCCACAGCGGGCCGGATGGCGGGGTCGACCTCGTCGGAGCCGACGCCGACGACGGTGGTGTGCAGGGTGTGCACGACCTCCCCGGCGGTGTCGGTGAAGGTGTTGGTCACGGTGATCAGGTCGCGGCCGGCGATCCGGCGCACCGAGGTCAGTTCGACGTCGATGGTCAGCTCATCGCCCTCGACGATGGGGCGGTGCTGTTCGAAGACCTCTTCGGTCTGCAGGTACATGTCATAACCGACGACGACCTGCTCGAACATCTTCTGGTTGCAGGCCATGGCCGGCGCCGAGGTGAAGGTCAGCGGGGCCACCAGACCCGAGTACCCGAGCTTCTGCGCCGCGGCGACATCCCAGTGTGCGGGGTGGTAGTCCTGCACGGCGCGAGCGAATTCGCGTACCTTCTCGCGCCCGACCAGGTAGGTGTCGTCCATCTGGTAGTAGTGCCCGACGCGGTCTTCGAGTGGCGTCGTTCCTGCTGCTGCGGTCATGGCTGTGCCCAACTCTTCTGTCTGCTTGTCTCGCTGAGGCTGATACAGCAGGTTAACGCGCAGGGCTGCGCAGCAAAAACCGCGCGGCAGGGCGACATCGCCGGGCGCGGCGTGCGGGCCGCCGTGTCGGCGGTCCTGGCGGAGTAGGGACAGCCCTACCCTGAAGACGCGGGCGGGCGGGATGGGGGTGGAGCGCAGCGATGCCTAGCGTCGAGGGCGTGACCACCATGGAGCGCCCACCTGTCCTACGCCAGCTCGGTGTGGACACCGGGTACGTGCTGTTCGGATTCCCCCTCGCCCTGCTGAGTTTCACCGCCATCATCACCGGGGTGGCGGTGGGGCTCGGCACGCTCGTCATCATCGTGGGGCTGCCGATCCTGGTCGGGACCGTCCTCGTCGCGCGGGTGTTCGCCGATATCGAACGACTGCAATTCTCCGCGGTGCTGCACCGGCCGCGCACCCGGCCGGCCTACCGCGCCGCGGCCCCGGGGGCGTCGGCGTTCAAGCGGCTCGTGACGCCGCTGGCCGACGGACAGTCCTGGCTGGACCTGGTGCACGGCGTACTGCGGTTCCCGATCTCGGTGATCACCTTCTGCGTCGTGATCACCTGGTGGACCACCGCGGTGGCCGGCACCCTGACCGTCGCATGGGACTGGGCCATCCCGCGCGGCCCCGACAACACCTCGCTGGCCCAGTTGATCGGGCTCGGAGACAGTGCGGTGGCCCGCATCGGCTTTCAGACCGCCATCGGGCTGGTCTGCCTGTTCACACTGCCCTGGGTGGTGCGGGGCTGTGCGCTGCTGGAGGCCGGCTTCGCGCGTCTGCTGCTGACCGGTGTGGCCGAGATGCGCCAGACGATCACCGTGCTGTCGGAACAGAAATCGGCGGCGGCCTCCGCCGAAGCCCATGCCCTGCGCCGCCTCGAACGTGACATCCACGACGGTCCGCAGCAGCGACTGATCCGGCTCGCGATGGATCTGGGCCGCGCCCGTCAGAGCAGCGCGCCCGGTCCGGTTCGTGACACGCTCGACGAGGCGATCGCCCAGACCCAGGAGACCCTCGACGAGTTGCGCGCGCTCTCCCGCGGAATCGCCCCGCCGGTGCTCACCGACCGAGGACTACCAAGTGCCCTTGCCGCACTGGCCATTCGGTGCACGGTGCCGGTCGGGCTCGTGGTGGATCCGGAGTTGGGCACACCGGTGGGCCGGCTGGATCCCGCCGTGGAGACCACGGTGTACTTCGCGGTGGCCGAGGCATTGACCAACGTCGCGAAGCACAGTGGCGCGACAAACTGCTGGGTGACGGTGGCGTCCGGGCCGGCGCGCGTCGTCGCGGAGATCGTGGACGACGGCGACGGTGGCGCTCATGTGGCCAAGGGGCACGGGTTGTCCGGCCTGTCCGACCGGGTCCGGGCCGGCGGCGGCACAATGACGGTGACCAGTCCGAACGGTGGTCCGACGACGATCAGGGTGGAGCTTCCGGTATGAGGGTGATCGTCGCCGATGACTCGGTCCTGCTGCGGGAGGGCCTGATTCGGTTGCTCACCGAAAACGGCCATGAGGTGCTCGCCGCGGTCGGCGACGGCCCGTCGCTGGTGGCGGCGATCGAGGCGCACCGGCCGGATGTCTCCGTGGTGGACGTCCGGATGCCGCCCTCGCACACCGACGAGGGGTTGCGTGCGGCGGTGCAAGCCCGTCATCTGGTGCCGGGATCGCCGATTCTCGTGCTGTCCCAGTATGTCGAGGTCTCCTACGCCGACGATCTGCTGGCCGACGGTGCCGGGGCGATCGGCTACCTGCTCAAGGACCGTGTCGTGGCCGTCGCCGATTTCCTCGACGGGGTGCACCGGGTGGCGTCCGGGGGCACCGTGCTCGACCCGGATGTGGTGGCCCAGTTGCTGGTCCGCCGGCGACGCGACGATCCCCTGCGGCAACTGACGCTGCGGGAACAGGAAGTGCTGGCACTGATGGCCGAGGGTCGGTCCAACACCAATATCGCGCGCGCCCTCGTCATCTCCGACGGTGCGGTGGAAAAGCACATCGGCAGCATCTTCACCAAGTTGGGGTTGCCGCCCGACGGTGCACAGCACCGCCGGGTGCTGGCGGTGCTGGCCTATCTGCGGCTCTGACGGGCGACCGTCAATGCTGCTGGGGGATGGCGGAATTGGCCGCCTCGAGGTGCGCGAAGACATGGTCCAGCGAGCCGGCGATGGTCGGCTCGGCACCGTCGGCCCAGCGTCGCCAGGCGAGATCGAGGGCGGCCAGCGCGGCCACGGTGATCGAGCGGGCCGCCTCCGGGTCCGGGATCCGCTGCGCCAGAACCGGGGTCAGCGCGTCTTCGTGAGCGAAACGTCGTTGTGCCATCCGGGTGCGAAGTGAGACGTTCGCATTGATCATCCGGACGCGGGAGCGTTCCCGCTCCGAGTGCTCGTTGATGTGGCCCAGTGCGACCTGGAAGGTGCGGAGCAGCAGTTGCCAGGCATTCTCGCCCTCGACCGCGGGTAGCTTCTCCAGGTGCGCCGCGTAGTCGATCGACGAGGCCTCGATGGCCGCGAGCACGGCGTCTTCCTTGGAACCGAAGTAGCGGAAGAACGTCGCCCGGGAGATGCCGACCTCGCCGGCGGCCTCCTCGACGGTCACCGCATCGAAGCCCCGTTCGGCGAACAGGATGCTCATCGCCTGGGCGATCTCGGTGCGCAGCGCCAGTCGCGCCCGCTCACGTACCCCTGCGGTCATCGGCCCAGGATAGCCGAATGTGACGCTGGATGTCAGAAACGAAACTTCGACTGCAAGTTGATACTCAGTCTCACGTCCCGGTACGGTGGCTCGGTAGGCGGGTGAAGGGTGCGCGGATGACAGTGGAGACTCGGACGGCGGTCGAACCGCCCGCCGGTGACCCATCTTCCGTGCGCGCTGCCCGGGTGGTGGCGCCGTTGGCGTTCGCCGGGATGACCGCGGCCTTCACCCAGACCATCCTCATCCCGATCCAGGGTGAACTTCCGCAGCTGCTCAACGCCTCCAGCGGCGACACCGCCTGGGTCATCACCATCACCCTGCTGGTCGCCGCCATCTGCACTCCCATCTCCGGCAAGTTGGGCGATATGTACGGCAAGCGCCGGATCGCGCTCATCCTGCTCGGGGTGCTGATCCTGGGATCCATGGTCGCGGCCCTCTCGCCGACGGTGGTTCCGCTGATCGTCGGCCGGGGATTGCAGGGCATGGGCATGGGTGTCATCCCACTCGGTATCGCGATCCTGCGCGACGCGCTGCCCGCGGACAAACTCGGGTCGGCCATCGCGCTGGTCAGCGCGACCCTGGGCGTCGGGGGCGCGCTGGGGCTGCCGATGAGCGCCTTCGTCACAGAGCATTTCGACTGGCATGTGCTGTTCTGGTTCGCCTCCGGGCTGGGAGCCACCGCATTCCTCTTGATCATCACGCTGGTGCCGGAGAGCAAGTTGCGCGTCGGCGGCCGGGTCGACGGCATCGGCATCGTCGGTCTGGCGATCGGCCTGACCGGCGTGCTGCTGGCGATCTCGCGGGGCAACGACTGGGGCTGGACCTCGCCGCGCACGGTGGTGGCACTGGCCGGCGGGTTGGTGGTCCTGCTGGTGTGGGGCTGGCTGGAGCTGAAGATCCGTGAACCACTGGTGGACCTACGGGTCAGCGCCCGGCGCCCGGTGCTGCTGACCAATCTCGCCTCGATCGCCATGGGCTTCGCGCTGTTCTCCTCACAGATCGCGTTCCCGCAGCTGCTCGAATTGCCCACGGAGGTCGGCGGACTCGGCAAGCCGCTGCTGCAGGCGAGCATGCATCTCATGCCTGCCGGTCTGGCGATGCTGGCCATGTCGCCGGTGGCGGGCCGGTTGTCGCGCCGGTGGGGCCC
This region of Mycolicibacterium diernhoferi genomic DNA includes:
- a CDS encoding sensor histidine kinase — translated: MERPPVLRQLGVDTGYVLFGFPLALLSFTAIITGVAVGLGTLVIIVGLPILVGTVLVARVFADIERLQFSAVLHRPRTRPAYRAAAPGASAFKRLVTPLADGQSWLDLVHGVLRFPISVITFCVVITWWTTAVAGTLTVAWDWAIPRGPDNTSLAQLIGLGDSAVARIGFQTAIGLVCLFTLPWVVRGCALLEAGFARLLLTGVAEMRQTITVLSEQKSAAASAEAHALRRLERDIHDGPQQRLIRLAMDLGRARQSSAPGPVRDTLDEAIAQTQETLDELRALSRGIAPPVLTDRGLPSALAALAIRCTVPVGLVVDPELGTPVGRLDPAVETTVYFAVAEALTNVAKHSGATNCWVTVASGPARVVAEIVDDGDGGAHVAKGHGLSGLSDRVRAGGGTMTVTSPNGGPTTIRVELPV
- a CDS encoding TetR/AcrR family transcriptional regulator — encoded protein: MTAGVRERARLALRTEIAQAMSILFAERGFDAVTVEEAAGEVGISRATFFRYFGSKEDAVLAAIEASSIDYAAHLEKLPAVEGENAWQLLLRTFQVALGHINEHSERERSRVRMINANVSLRTRMAQRRFAHEDALTPVLAQRIPDPEAARSITVAALAALDLAWRRWADGAEPTIAGSLDHVFAHLEAANSAIPQQH
- a CDS encoding MFS transporter, encoding MTVETRTAVEPPAGDPSSVRAARVVAPLAFAGMTAAFTQTILIPIQGELPQLLNASSGDTAWVITITLLVAAICTPISGKLGDMYGKRRIALILLGVLILGSMVAALSPTVVPLIVGRGLQGMGMGVIPLGIAILRDALPADKLGSAIALVSATLGVGGALGLPMSAFVTEHFDWHVLFWFASGLGATAFLLIITLVPESKLRVGGRVDGIGIVGLAIGLTGVLLAISRGNDWGWTSPRTVVALAGGLVVLLVWGWLELKIREPLVDLRVSARRPVLLTNLASIAMGFALFSSQIAFPQLLELPTEVGGLGKPLLQASMHLMPAGLAMLAMSPVAGRLSRRWGPKPLLVSGAMIMASGYAIAVLSDLQAGHILVINLLIGIGIGLGYAAMPTLIMRAVPASETGAANGLNTLMRSLGTATAAAVIAAVLARYSVDLGGVDVPSADGFEVAFLFGLGAAVLCTAIAIFIPRSEPVVDPQH
- a CDS encoding fused (3R)-hydroxyacyl-ACP dehydratase subunits HadA/HadB, which encodes MTAAAGTTPLEDRVGHYYQMDDTYLVGREKVREFARAVQDYHPAHWDVAAAQKLGYSGLVAPLTFTSAPAMACNQKMFEQVVVGYDMYLQTEEVFEQHRPIVEGDELTIDVELTSVRRIAGRDLITVTNTFTDTAGEVVHTLHTTVVGVGSDEVDPAIRPAVANVIMHGINMLGTDLSGVTYEKAVRPEGERRIAQSGLTRTPATPSFDDVQAGDELPVQITRLSRGDLVNYAGVSGDANPLHWDENVAKLAGQEDVLAHGMLTMGLGASYGTSWTGDPGSVTRYAVRLSQPAIVPATGTEIEYTGKIKSLDPESRSGVVLVGAKSGGRKIFGLATLNVRFS
- a CDS encoding response regulator transcription factor, which encodes MRVIVADDSVLLREGLIRLLTENGHEVLAAVGDGPSLVAAIEAHRPDVSVVDVRMPPSHTDEGLRAAVQARHLVPGSPILVLSQYVEVSYADDLLADGAGAIGYLLKDRVVAVADFLDGVHRVASGGTVLDPDVVAQLLVRRRRDDPLRQLTLREQEVLALMAEGRSNTNIARALVISDGAVEKHIGSIFTKLGLPPDGAQHRRVLAVLAYLRL
- a CDS encoding thiol-disulfide oxidoreductase DCC family protein yields the protein MNGTARAPILLYDGVCGVCNGAIRAILRFDHRGTLRFAALDSDVARDIIARHPHLEGLDSVVFVRNPNQPDEAVSTETAALLEVADYLGGYWKLARAARVVPGFIRDRLYAAFAAVRYHVGGKYDACPIPAPEVRSRFLDASYG
- a CDS encoding heme-binding protein, whose amino-acid sequence is MSLNVRRTVAGILGAGAFTGATLFAAVPTAFAEPVPPPPPNCTAADLAGVASGVSASTSAYLFTHPEVNTFFTSLHGLPHDEIQAKVDEYFTANPQIGAELKNIRKPLQDSRIRCGDVDSDGDVDIL